A window of the Alnus glutinosa chromosome 4, dhAlnGlut1.1, whole genome shotgun sequence genome harbors these coding sequences:
- the LOC133865413 gene encoding probable F-actin-capping protein subunit beta: protein MEAAMGLMRRMPPKHTEAALSALLSLLPHHSSDLLSQVDQPLQVLRDVDSEKEFILCEYNRDADSYRSPWSNKYHPPLEDGALPSLELRKLEVEANDIFAIYRDQYYEGGISSVYMWEDDNEGFVGCFLIKKDGSKTGQGRRGYLQEGAWDAIHVIEVGPEEEGTAHYRLTSTVMLSLTTDNESSGTFSLSGSIRRQMDMNLSVAEGHLCNMGRMIEEMESKLRNSLDQVYFGKTKEMVCTLRPPSEVVMRLPDS, encoded by the exons aTGGAGGCAGCGATGGGATTGATGAGAAGAATGCCTCCGAAGCACACGGAGGCGGCGCTCTCAGCACTCCTCAGCCTCTTGCCCCACCACTCCTCCGATCTCCTCTCCCAAGTCGATCAGCCTCTCCAg GTTTTACGTGACGTCGATTCTGAGAAGGAGTTTATTTTGTGTGAATACAACAGAGATGCCGACTCTTATAG ATCACCTTGGTCAAATAAATACCATCCACCATTGGAGGATGGGGCCCTTCCATCACTAGAGTTGAGGAAACTTGAAGTTGAAGCGAATGACATCTTTGCAATTTATCGTGACCA ATACTATGAAGGTGGCATTTCATCAGTTTATATGTGGGAAGATGATAATGAAGGTTTTGTAGGATGCTTTCTAATAAAGAAAG ATGGCTCAAAGACAGGGCAGGGTCGAAGGGGTTACCTGCAGGAGGGAGCATGGGATGCTATACATGTCATTGAG GTGGGGCCAGAGGAGGAAGGAACAGCTCATTACCGTTTAACCAGTACTGTCATGCTATCTTTGACTACGGATAACGAGTCATCAGGCACATTTAGCTTGTCTGGATCAATTAGACGACAG ATGGATATGAACCTCTCAGTTGCAGAGGGCCATCTTTGTAATATGGGAAGGATGATAGAAGAAATGGAGAGTAAGCTGAGGAATTCACTGGATCAG GTATAttttggaaaaacaaaagagatgGTTTGCACCCTACGACCACCGTCTGAAGTTGTGATGAGACTGCCTGATAGCTGA
- the LOC133865408 gene encoding pentatricopeptide repeat-containing protein At1g34160 → MAYLDSMVQKCTSLAHIKQLQAHFITTGQFLFCPSRTKLLELCAVSPAGDLSYATLIFHQIQNPSTNDWNAVVRGFASGPEPTKAISWYRTMSRRSQRVDALTCSFALKACARALARSEAMQIHSQIVRFGFYADILLKTTLLDVYAKAGDLDCADKVFDEMSVRDIASWNALIAGLAQGSRPSEAIALFKRMTVEGWKPNEVTVLGALSACSQLGALKEGEKIHGYIMEEKLDINVIVCNAVIDMYAKCGFVNKAYGVFENMFCRKSLVTWNTMIMAFAMHGDAYKALELFKQMGRAGVHPDAVSYLAVLCACNHAGLVEDGVQLFDSMADSGVTPNVKHYGSVVDLLGRAGQLKEAYDIINSMPMFPDVVLWQSLLGACKTYGNVEMAEIASRKLVEMGSNSCGDFVLLSNVYAAHERWNDVGRVREAMKNRDVKKIPGFSYIEVDGVIHKFVNGDLSHSNWRDIYAKLDEIKFRLKAYGYVAETNFVLHDIGQEDKENVLCYHSEKLAVAFGLISTSEGTPIQVIKNLRICGDCHVVIKLISKIYNREIIVRDRARFHRFKEGLCSCKDFW, encoded by the coding sequence ATGGCCTACCTTGACTCCATGGTACAGAAATGCACCTCTCTCGCACACATCAAACAGCTCCAAGCCCATTTCATTACCACCGGCCAATTCCTATTCTGCCCATCCCGCACCAAACTCCTCGAGCTCTGCGCCGTCTCACCCGCCGGTGACCTCTCTTATGCCACCCTCATATTCCACCAAATCCAAAACCCATCAACCAACGACTGGAACGCCGTCGTTCGCGGCTTCGCCTCCGGCCCTGAACCCACGAAGGCCATCTCATGGTACCGAACCATGTCGCGCAGGTCCCAAAGAGTGGACGCGCTCACGTGCTCCTTTGCTCTCAAGGCCTGTGCACGTGCGCTGGCTCGCTCTGAGGCCATGCAGATACATTCTCAAATAGTGCGCTTTGGGTTCTACGCGGACATTCTTTTGAAGACTACTTTATTGGATGTGTACGCGAAAGCTGGCGATCTTGATTGTGCGGACAAGGTATTTGATGAAATGAGTGTGAGAGATATTGCCTCGTGGAATGCCTTGATTGCTGGGTTGGCTCAGGGAAGTCGACCCAGTGAAGCTATAGCGTTGTTTAAAAGAATGACGGTAGAGGGTTGGAAGCCTAATGAAGTCACCGTTCTTGGAGCTCTTTCTGCGTGTTCGCAACTGGGTGCTTTGAAAGAAGGCGAAAAGATTCACGGCTATATCATGGAAGAGAAGCTAGACATCAACGTGATAGTTTGTAATGCAGTTATTGATATGTATGCCAAATGTGGCTTCGTCAATAAAGCGTATGGTGTGTTTGAGAACATGTTCTGTAGAAAGAGTCTTGTTACGTGGAATACCATGATTATGGCGTTTGCTATGCATGGTGATGCATACAAGGCACTTGAGCTTTTTAAGCAAATGGGTCGAGCCGGTGTGCACCCGGATGCTGTATCATATCTTGCTGTGCTGTGCGCGTGCAACCATGCAGGCTTAGTGGAAGATGGGGTGCAGTTGTTCGACTCGATGGCAGATTCTGGGGTTACCCCTAATGTTAAGCATTATGGAAGTGTGGTGGATTTGTTGGGTCGAGCTGGGCAGCTCAAAGAGGCTTATGATATTATAAACTCCATGCCTATGTTTCCCGACGTGGTTCTTTGGCAGAGTTTGCTTGGTGCCTGCAAGACTTATGGGAATGTAGAAATGGCTGAAATTGCATCACGGAAGCTAGTGGAGATGGGGTCTAATAGTTGTggtgattttgtgttgttgtcaAATGTTTATGCAGCTCATGAGAGATGGAATGATGTGGGTAGGGTGAGGGAGGCTATGAAGAATAGAGATGTGAAGAAAATACCTGGGTTTAGCTACATTGAAGTGGATGGTGTCATACATAAGTTTGTAAATGGTGATCTGAGCCATTCCAATTGGCGTGATATTTATGCAAAGCTTGATGAGATTAAGTTCAGGCTTAAAGCATATGGGTATGTGGCTGAGACTAACTTTGTGTTGCATGATATAGGACAAGAGGACAAGGAGAATGTATTGTGTTATCACAGCGAGAAGTTAGCTGTGGCTTTTGGTTTGATTAGCACAAGTGAGGGGACCCCAATTCAAGTAATTAAGAACCTTAGGATATGTGGGGATTGTCATGTTGTGATTAAACTTATATCAAAGATTTATAACAGAGAAATTATCGTGCGAGATCGAGCTCGATTTCACAGATTTAAAGAAGGTCTGTGTTCTTGCAAAGATTTTTGGTGA